A region from the Aegilops tauschii subsp. strangulata cultivar AL8/78 chromosome 5, Aet v6.0, whole genome shotgun sequence genome encodes:
- the LOC109779542 gene encoding uncharacterized protein, giving the protein MKLEPGMSALVTGGGSGIGKALCIALAHKGLFVTVVDFSEEHGEQVASLVQKRRNQFHGDSKVPSAIFVKCDVTDADALAAAFGKHVHLYGGLDVCINCAGFVNKSLVYDDTSNGTKTWRRAVNVNLVAVIDGTRIATQIMRSQKKPGAILNFGSVAGLYPMHYEPIYSGTKGGVIMFTRSLAPLKRHGIRVNVICPEFVQTNMGEQVNRILVDALGGFLKMEDVINGAFELIEDESKAGACLWISKRRGMVYWPTSEEEKKYLVYATKSKMTVTKNRFPSIQTPEFFEKITVHMLSHNFRNATRIDRVRLRLPMEPHSALVKIIYAGVNASDVNFTSGRYFSGNAKEASAHLPFDAGFEAVGIVASVGDSVRHIKVGTAVALMTFGSYAEFTVVPAKHLLLVPRPDPEVVAMLTSGLTASISLEKSGQMTSGQVVLVTAAAGGTGQFAVQLAKLAGNKVIATCGGGNKAALLASLGVDRVINYQHEKIKDVLKKEFPRGADIVYESVGAEMFDLCLNALAVRGRLIVIGMISQYQGKDGWMPRNYYGLCEKILGKSQTVAGFFLIQYADLWQKHLDKLFDLHASGKLKVSLDPKKFVGVASVADAVEHLHSGRSVGKVVVCMDPAYSQTLAKL; this is encoded by the exons ATGAAGCTGGAGCCCGGCATGTCGGCCCTCGTCaccggcggcggctccggcatTG GGAAGGCGCTTTGCATTGCTCTGGCGCACAAGGGTCTATTTGTGACTGTCGTGGATTTCTCTGAAGAACACGGAGAGCAAGTTGCGTCGTTAGTTCAAAAGAGAAGGAACCAGTTTCATGGAGATTCTAAAGTTCCATCTGCTATATTCGTCAAGTGTGATGTCACTGATGCAG ATGCTCTTGCTGCTGCTTTTGGGAAACATGTACACTTGTATGGTGGATTAGATGTCTGCATCAACTGTGCTGGATTTGTCAACAAATCTTTAGTTTATGATGATACATCAAATGGAACTAAGACATGGAGGCGTGCTGTAAATGTGAACCTTGTTGCTGTTATTGATGGTACTCGCATCGCA ACTCAAATAATGCGATCACAGAAGAAGCCCGGTGCCATACTAAATTTCGGTTCAGTTGCTGGCTTATACCCTATGCACTATGAGCCCATCTATAGTGGGACAAAAG GTGGTGTGATTATGTTTACAAGATCACTTGCTCCATTAAAACGGCATGGCATTCGTGTCAATGTGATCTGCCCTGAG TTTGTCCAAACAAATATGGGAGAACAAGTAAACCGCATATTAGTAGATGCACTTGGTGGGTTTTTGAAGATGGAGGATGTTATTAATG GTGCATTTGAGCTTATAGAAGATGAGAGCAAGGCTGGTGCCTGCCTTTGGATATCTAAAAGAAGAGGCATGGTGTACTGGCCAACATCAGAGGAAGAAAAGAAGTATTTGGTGTATGCCACAAAGTCAAAAATGACAGTAACAAAGAATAGATTCCCCAGCATCCAGACACCTGAATTCTTTGAGAAGAT AACGGTTCACATGCTCAGCCATAATTTCCGCAATGCTACAAGAATTGATCGTGTGCGGCTGAGATTGCCCATGGAACCACATAGTGCTCTTGTTAAAATAATATACGCTGGTGTAAATGCTAGTGAC GTAAACTTCACTTCTGGCCGTTATTTCAGTGGTAATGCTAAAGAAGCTTCTGCACATCTTCCATTTGATGCTGGTTTCGAG GCTGTGGGAATTGTTGCTTCTGTTGGAGATTCGGTGAGACATATCAAAGTTGGCACTGCTGTGGCCCTTATGACGTTTGGGAGCTATGCCGAATTTACAGTG GTTCCAGCCAAACATCTCCTTCTGGTGCCAAGACCAGACCCTGAAGTAGTTGCTATGCTAACATCAGGACTGACTGCTTCAATTTCTCTTGAAAAG TCAGGTCAAATGACATCCGGACAAGTTGTTTTAGTTACAGCTGCTGCTGGTGGGACAGGACAGTTTGCTGTTCAG CTCGCGAAACTAGCTGGCAACAAGGTTATTGCCACATGTGGTGGCGGGAATAAAGCTGCACTTCTGGCTTCATTGGGGGTTGATCGAGTCATCAACTACCAACATGAAAAGATAAAAGAT GTTCTGAAAAAGGAGTTTCCAAGAGGTGCAGATATAGTATATGAATCTGTAGGCGCTGAAATGTTTGACTTGTGTTTGAATGCACTTGCTGTCCGTGGACGCCTCATTGTAATTGGCATGATCTCTCAG TATCAAGGAAAGGATGGATGGATGCCACGGAATTACTATGGATTGTGTGAGAAGATTCTTGGAAAGAGCCAAACTGTG GCTGGATTTTTCCTGATTCAATATGCCGACCTGTGGCAAAAACACCTTGACAAGCTTTTTGACCTGCATGCGTCTGGGAAGTTAAAG GTTTCCCTTGACCCCAAGAAATTCGTAGGTGTTGCTTCTGTGGCCGACGCAGTAGAACATCTCCATTCTGGCAGGAGCGTTGGCAAG GTGGTTGTCTGCATGGATCCAGCATACAGCCAGACCCTTGCTAAGCTATAG
- the LOC109779530 gene encoding cyclin-dependent kinase inhibitor 6, translated as MAATAAATVTATAAASSCSKGESVGIAAPADLTKKAKKGRSPPAEEMEAFFAAAEGDVARRFAAKYNYDVVTDAPMDGRYEWVRVRP; from the exons atggccgccaccgccgcggccaccgtgacggcgacggcggcggcgtcgagctGCAGCAAGGGCGAGAGCGTCGGCATTGCGGCGCCCGCCGACTT GacgaagaaggcgaagaagggcAGGTCGCCGCCGGCGGAGGAGATGGAGGCCTTCTTCGCTGCGGCGGAGGGCGACGTCGCGCGGCGCTTCGCTGCCAA GTACAACTATGACGTCGTCACAGACGCTCCCATGGATGGGCGGTACGAGTGGGTCCGAGTGAGGCCGTAG